A single genomic interval of Anopheles marshallii chromosome 2, idAnoMarsDA_429_01, whole genome shotgun sequence harbors:
- the LOC128709935 gene encoding tissue inhibitor of metalloproteinase, translating to MKANRSLLLRLVALLGLLAVLLPTAESCSCLPQHPQTAFCDSDYVIVAQVLRRTASKDRPHMDAYKIAIKKEYKMSEEARKLLRHGKLFTPSQSSLCGITLEPNKLYAIAANSEQVGLCDFVRPYSDLSIVEKRGLAGIYRKGCKCKINQCWNQKCNQRVGSCNWTPFAPKGICETSFGSCVPAGVVQEDGTPIKCHWRRSPRFGQCMAKNGGK from the exons ATGAAGGCTAATCGTTCGTTACTGTTGCGGTTGGTGGCACTACTGGGCCTGTTGGCGGTGTTGCTCCCGACGGCCGAATCCTGCAGCTGTCTCCCACAGCATCCCCAGACGGCCTTCTGCGACTCGGACTACG TGATCGTTGCACAAGTGCTACGTCGCACGGCGTCGAAGGACCGTCCGCACATGGATGCGTACAAGATTGCCATCAAGAAAGAGTACAAG ATGAGCGAGGAGGCCCGGAAATTGCTGCGCCACGGAAAACTCTTCACACCGTCGCAGAGCTCGCTGTGCGGCATCACGCTGGAACCGAACAAGCTGTACGCGATCGCGGCCAACAGCGAGCAGGTCGGGCTGTGCGACTTCGTCCGCCCGTACTCCGATTTGTCGATCGTGGAAAAGCGTGGCCTGGCCGGCATCTACCGCAAGGGTTGCAAGTGCAAGATCAACCAGTGCTGGAACCAGAAGTGCAACCAGCGGGTCGGATCCTGCAACTGGACACCGTTCGCACCGAAGGGCATCTGCGAAACGAGCTTCGGTTCGTGCGTACCGGCCGGCGTGGTCCAGGAGGACGGAACACCGATCAAGTGCCATTGGCGTCGGTCGCCACGGTTTGGGCAGTGCATGGCAAAGAATGGTGGCAAATAG